The following coding sequences lie in one Amycolatopsis cihanbeyliensis genomic window:
- a CDS encoding MFS transporter encodes MSTNVAPRVTAPLADVEFRALWAAEAQSVMGDQLAKVALALLVYGRTGSALWAAAVYALTFLPALAGGLGLAQLADRYPRRSLLSACTFTSACLVGLMAIPGVPFGLLCALVVVVQLVLAPANAAQNALTREVISDDDLYLRSQDLRGITTNVMMLVGLATGGLLISLIGTSWALLLNALTFLVSAFVVRRWVRHRPAAGSPHEPWFGTIRWVFAQPGLRVLLGLSWLVGLAVVPEGLAAPLAHQLGAPEHAVGWLLAADPLGFIVGAYLLSKFASAETRRKLVGALATASVAVLIGFAAQPSLFTALALLALAGAAGAYIITVSATFNTWVPNSKRGSAGGVYRTGLRVAQGLGVALGGAIAEWLGSTVDTVALVGVIGLVVAVPVAVAWAGTRKKVSALPANHPT; translated from the coding sequence GTGAGTACCAACGTAGCGCCGCGAGTGACAGCGCCGCTGGCCGACGTCGAGTTCAGGGCACTGTGGGCCGCCGAGGCACAGTCGGTGATGGGTGACCAGCTCGCGAAGGTCGCGCTCGCGCTGTTGGTGTACGGCCGCACCGGCTCGGCACTGTGGGCCGCCGCGGTGTACGCGCTGACCTTCCTGCCCGCGCTCGCCGGAGGGCTCGGTCTCGCGCAGCTCGCCGACCGGTACCCGCGACGTTCATTGCTGTCCGCCTGCACGTTCACCTCGGCTTGCCTGGTCGGCCTGATGGCGATCCCCGGCGTCCCGTTCGGGCTGCTCTGCGCACTGGTGGTCGTGGTGCAGCTGGTGCTCGCGCCGGCCAACGCCGCGCAGAACGCGCTGACCAGGGAAGTGATCTCCGACGACGATCTCTACCTGCGCAGCCAGGATCTTCGTGGCATCACGACCAACGTCATGATGCTGGTCGGGCTGGCTACCGGTGGCCTACTGATCTCCCTCATCGGGACGTCATGGGCGTTGCTGCTGAACGCGCTGACGTTCCTGGTCAGCGCGTTCGTGGTGCGACGGTGGGTCCGACACAGGCCTGCCGCCGGTAGCCCGCACGAGCCCTGGTTCGGCACGATTCGCTGGGTGTTCGCTCAGCCAGGACTCCGGGTACTGCTCGGCCTGTCCTGGCTGGTCGGGCTCGCCGTCGTGCCCGAAGGGCTGGCTGCGCCACTCGCCCACCAACTCGGCGCGCCGGAGCACGCGGTCGGCTGGCTGCTCGCTGCTGACCCGCTTGGCTTCATCGTCGGCGCCTACTTGCTGTCCAAGTTCGCCTCGGCCGAAACCCGGCGCAAGCTGGTCGGCGCGCTCGCAACCGCCTCGGTCGCCGTCCTGATCGGCTTCGCCGCGCAACCCAGCCTCTTCACCGCGCTGGCGCTGCTGGCCCTCGCCGGAGCAGCCGGCGCGTACATCATCACGGTCAGCGCGACATTCAACACCTGGGTGCCGAACAGCAAGCGCGGCAGCGCGGGTGGCGTTTATCGCACCGGGCTACGGGTAGCTCAGGGACTCGGTGTGGCACTCGGCGGCGCGATCGCGGAATGGCTCGGCTCCACCGTCGACACGGTGGCGCTTGTCGGCGTCATCGGCCTGGTGGTGGCCGTTCCCGTCGCGGTGGCTTGGGCAGGTACGCGGAAGAAGGTCTCGGCCCTACCGGCGAATCACCCAACGTGA
- a CDS encoding phospholipase, protein MITQQPHPPPRVRRPLWTSAWVLLLLLVVVGFGFMASRSAAPPPQEKLGADVAAARQAIDGLLAPESGADVLGTLPADFTTVTGVTPAREMAPDGTLRAIHVGGGCSTPWGDDNTRWDYGTSCRAHDLGYDLLRYAAAKGQPLGQDARKALDDRLSADMHAMCGIKPAGSADLCGVVASLYSAGLVVNSWHQRWGPPIGEPIGPMLAGVGAIGLLLPFRLRWWLRRRHAVRRSAERGSAGTVPRHGSRWGMLGVAGVVALVLGEAGIALARWTGASEDWLWPVSWLAQLAFVFFFAGGHANAAGWRAVLDAGGGYREYLAHRAGRLLRPALIFAVVAFAVPLALELLAIPPGTGSAVMRIALHPLWLLGAYLVTIVLAPALLALHRRGPWVVLLAVLGVVPLLDLAAQRTGSPRLADLAAVGLALLAQQLAFLHLDGRAPRRLLLGLGSVSAGTLVVATALGAWPPLLLGVPGTPPALAGPIVPALLLGLAHLGLLALLARPLAVLARRPALAGAAGFALRAPMSLYLAFLSAILVLVSAVYLPERVSVGPAWLAQPRLLMALALLAGPAALVFWWFERHVSGPPLPALAPRYPHDRMGAVLSKAAAGLGVGYAMFGVFGFARTSFAGDAGRVDLLGVPVDPIQSLVLLLLGVCMLDTLRTGTSAAPGTWLVSALACVPLLLSATTSAAGSSIGLVIHGGTAVFAAVAATATLLVPRLTGRESGITRH, encoded by the coding sequence ATGATCACGCAGCAGCCGCATCCGCCACCGCGCGTGCGCCGTCCGCTGTGGACATCCGCATGGGTGTTGCTGCTGTTACTGGTCGTGGTCGGCTTCGGCTTCATGGCCTCCCGCTCCGCAGCCCCACCCCCGCAGGAAAAGCTCGGGGCCGATGTGGCGGCCGCGCGGCAAGCGATCGACGGGCTCCTCGCGCCGGAATCCGGGGCGGACGTGCTCGGCACACTGCCCGCCGACTTCACCACGGTGACCGGCGTCACGCCCGCGAGAGAGATGGCGCCGGATGGCACCCTGCGCGCCATCCACGTCGGCGGCGGCTGCTCCACCCCGTGGGGCGACGACAACACGCGCTGGGACTACGGCACCTCCTGCCGGGCCCACGACCTCGGTTACGACCTGCTCCGTTATGCCGCCGCGAAGGGGCAGCCGCTCGGTCAGGACGCCAGGAAGGCACTGGACGACCGGTTGTCGGCGGACATGCACGCCATGTGCGGGATCAAGCCCGCGGGCTCCGCGGACCTGTGCGGCGTCGTCGCCTCGCTGTACTCGGCCGGACTGGTGGTCAACTCCTGGCACCAGCGCTGGGGGCCACCGATCGGCGAACCCATCGGGCCGATGCTCGCCGGCGTCGGCGCGATCGGGCTGCTGCTGCCCTTCCGGCTGCGCTGGTGGCTGCGCAGGCGGCACGCGGTACGACGCTCCGCGGAGCGCGGGAGTGCGGGCACGGTACCGCGGCACGGCAGCCGATGGGGAATGCTCGGCGTCGCGGGAGTGGTGGCGCTCGTGCTGGGCGAGGCCGGTATCGCGCTCGCCCGCTGGACCGGTGCTTCCGAGGACTGGCTCTGGCCGGTGAGTTGGCTCGCCCAACTCGCTTTCGTGTTCTTCTTCGCGGGTGGCCATGCCAACGCCGCTGGCTGGCGTGCGGTGCTGGACGCGGGCGGCGGGTACCGCGAGTACCTGGCGCACCGGGCGGGCCGGCTGCTGCGTCCCGCGCTGATCTTCGCCGTGGTGGCCTTCGCGGTCCCGCTGGCGCTGGAGTTGCTGGCCATCCCACCCGGCACCGGTTCGGCGGTGATGCGAATCGCGCTGCATCCGCTGTGGCTGCTCGGGGCGTACCTGGTGACCATCGTGCTCGCCCCGGCGCTGCTGGCGTTGCATCGCAGGGGGCCATGGGTGGTCCTGCTCGCCGTGCTCGGCGTGGTTCCGCTGCTCGACCTTGCCGCACAGCGGACCGGCTCGCCGCGGCTGGCGGACCTGGCCGCGGTCGGCCTCGCGCTGCTCGCCCAGCAACTCGCCTTCCTGCACCTGGACGGCCGCGCGCCGCGCCGCCTGTTGCTCGGCCTCGGTTCCGTGTCCGCGGGCACGCTGGTGGTGGCCACCGCGCTCGGGGCGTGGCCGCCGCTGCTGCTCGGCGTGCCGGGAACGCCTCCGGCACTGGCCGGACCGATCGTTCCCGCGCTCCTGCTCGGCCTTGCCCACCTCGGGCTGCTCGCCCTGCTGGCTCGCCCGCTCGCGGTCCTCGCCCGGCGGCCCGCGCTGGCCGGCGCGGCCGGGTTCGCCCTGCGCGCGCCGATGAGCCTGTACCTCGCCTTTCTCAGCGCGATACTGGTCCTGGTCTCCGCCGTCTACCTGCCGGAACGGGTGAGCGTGGGACCGGCCTGGCTCGCCCAGCCGCGCCTACTGATGGCCCTCGCGCTGCTCGCCGGGCCCGCGGCCCTGGTCTTCTGGTGGTTCGAGCGGCACGTGAGCGGGCCGCCACTGCCCGCGCTGGCACCCCGCTACCCGCACGACCGGATGGGCGCGGTGCTCAGCAAGGCGGCGGCAGGCCTTGGCGTCGGCTACGCGATGTTCGGTGTGTTCGGTTTCGCCCGCACCAGTTTCGCCGGCGACGCCGGCCGGGTCGACCTGCTCGGGGTGCCGGTCGATCCGATCCAGAGCCTCGTCCTGCTCTTGCTGGGGGTGTGCATGCTGGACACCCTCCGCACCGGTACCAGCGCGGCACCGGGCACCTGGCTGGTGAGCGCGCTGGCCTGCGTCCCGCTGCTACTGTCCGCGACCACCTCCGCCGCCGGTAGCTCGATCGGGCTCGTCATCCATGGCGGCACGGCCGTGTTCGCCGCCGTGGCCGCGACCGCTACGCTGCTGGTTCCCCGGCTGACCGGGCGCGAATCCGGGATCACCCGGCACTGA
- a CDS encoding SDR family NAD(P)-dependent oxidoreductase, with amino-acid sequence MDMLEGKAVVVTGAGRGLGEAFAIHLAQAGAAVVVNDVDAELAERTAENIRAHGGRAVASADTVTDPARAQAIVDLCVREYGTISGLVNNAGVNYEASPWQEDPEQIRDLIEVNVLGVIYTGTAAARAMVEHGGGGSIVNVSSGASLGQRKLGTYAASKGAVASLTYSWALDLEEAGIRVNAVCPLAHTRMVWKSERSLRNCPPDRTPSRIAPLVLYLLADSSDGITGQLIRCNGPQLHLVGQPYLKAPILERPVWDTDSIRQAFDEVFSAHLEPYGLEKRVPPRLRKWTEGAA; translated from the coding sequence ATGGACATGCTGGAAGGCAAGGCGGTGGTGGTGACCGGTGCCGGGCGCGGGCTCGGCGAGGCGTTCGCTATACATCTGGCCCAGGCCGGTGCGGCGGTCGTGGTCAACGATGTGGACGCCGAGTTGGCCGAACGCACCGCGGAGAACATTCGCGCGCACGGCGGACGCGCCGTGGCGAGCGCGGACACCGTGACCGATCCCGCGCGGGCGCAGGCCATCGTCGACCTGTGCGTGCGGGAATACGGCACGATCAGTGGACTGGTGAACAACGCGGGGGTGAACTACGAAGCGTCACCGTGGCAGGAGGACCCGGAGCAGATTCGGGACCTGATCGAGGTGAACGTGCTCGGGGTGATCTACACCGGCACGGCCGCGGCCAGGGCCATGGTCGAGCACGGCGGGGGTGGCTCGATCGTCAACGTGTCCTCCGGTGCCTCCCTGGGGCAGCGCAAGCTCGGCACCTACGCGGCGAGCAAGGGCGCGGTGGCCTCGCTGACCTACTCCTGGGCACTGGACCTCGAGGAGGCCGGTATCCGGGTCAACGCGGTGTGCCCACTGGCGCACACCAGGATGGTCTGGAAGTCGGAGCGGTCGCTGCGCAACTGCCCGCCGGACCGCACGCCTTCCCGGATCGCACCGCTGGTGCTCTACCTGCTCGCCGACAGCTCGGACGGCATCACCGGCCAGCTGATCCGGTGCAACGGGCCGCAACTGCACCTGGTCGGCCAGCCCTACCTCAAGGCGCCGATCCTGGAGCGGCCGGTATGGGACACCGACAGCATCCGGCAGGCCTTCGACGAGGTGTTCAGCGCGCACCTCGAGCCTTATGGACTGGAGAAGCGGGTGCCGCCCCGGCTACGCAAGTGGACCGAAGGCGCGGCCTGA
- a CDS encoding tetratricopeptide repeat protein → MGDDAATFGKQLRALRIRAGLTQRDLASRTGLSERAVRYLEQGRIAGPRRESMRRLAEAVGLATGEETPANAMVDGADDDQFRIGILGQLEVTSAGAPLALGPMKRRCLFGLLALRPNTVVTHEEIIGVLWGEHPPASCLNLVHTYASGLRKAIRSVRDRPEELIVSTHGGYTLTVGPAELDLLRFDEFAARARRVSDDDPDTAVDLLDQALGCWRAPVLADLHAGVRRHPAAVAVAGKRLDVALAYADLAFDRGAHEGVLERLRPLAHEEPLHEGLHARLMAALAGCGQQAAALRLFDEVRRRLNEELGVGPGAEIRSAHLRIVRDESPVATPRTTRTMPVPAQLPVAVAGFVGREEHLRQLDAYLRPGHERGGPEAAISVITGAAGVGKTALAVHWAHRVRADFPDGQLHVDLRGYARTTPVGTAEALTPFLRALGVPPERVPVNEEEAAGLYRTLLADRRVLVLLDNAVSADQVRPLLPGSPTCAVVITSRDRLSGLVANEGARHLALDVLEPADAEALLMRMLGEQRAGAEPAAVAELVRACAYLPLALRIAGANLTAMPHATIGAYTAELRDQGGMSGLAVEGECGDAVRTTLDLSYARLEPETRRLFRFLGLVPGPDFTADAAAALVDRTGRDVRKGLRSLVNASLLQERVAGRYRFHDLLREYAAECAGQEDSAAGLRAARERLFDFYVYNAGAATSVLYPYVPQEPTAREVTASHIVSLPTASAAVDWLDSELLNIVSAAIAAPTHGAHSYSWRMAEALRDYFRIRGYGTDGLRVCKAALSAARELGDENSEALVLGILGLIYINLSDYQHAIALYQDALVLHRKSADRIAEASALLEIGRCCSYLGEPMRAIESYERALNLNRAVGNSRGEASALNYLGVSARSLGRTGQALMYGNGALRLAQRLDARDVEAQSLHSIGLTNWARGSLDEAREYLLSALEITQLIGHRHGEAVTILCLAETNCDAGRYAEAEAQARDGMEQGRELGERRHEIIGLDVLAKVNRGRGQHADAMRRYRVALRLAREFGDRYNEISVLHGLVATCRGGGQPSEAVAYGQEALIKIRSTAIRLFEGSVLTELAHTYLDIGDLKRAAEYVERGFTIALERGQRLAAARSLHVSGLIERAAGRLDIARDRWRAALEIYVSAGGAESADLQALLDASSG, encoded by the coding sequence ATGGGTGACGACGCGGCTACGTTCGGCAAGCAACTGCGTGCCCTCCGCATCCGTGCCGGATTGACGCAGCGTGACCTCGCCAGTCGAACCGGGCTCAGTGAACGCGCCGTCCGCTACCTCGAGCAGGGGCGGATCGCCGGGCCCCGGCGGGAGTCCATGCGGCGGCTCGCCGAGGCGGTCGGGCTGGCGACCGGCGAGGAGACACCCGCGAACGCCATGGTGGACGGCGCCGACGATGACCAGTTCCGGATCGGCATCCTCGGCCAGCTCGAAGTGACCAGTGCGGGTGCGCCGCTCGCCCTCGGCCCGATGAAGCGACGTTGCTTGTTCGGGTTGCTCGCCTTGCGGCCCAACACGGTGGTCACGCACGAGGAGATCATCGGCGTGCTCTGGGGGGAGCATCCACCCGCGAGCTGCCTGAACCTGGTGCATACGTACGCGTCCGGGCTGCGCAAGGCCATCAGGTCCGTCCGCGACCGGCCCGAGGAGCTGATCGTGTCCACGCACGGTGGGTACACGCTCACCGTGGGCCCGGCGGAGTTGGACCTGTTGCGCTTCGACGAGTTCGCGGCGAGGGCACGGCGGGTGAGCGACGACGATCCGGATACGGCCGTCGACCTGCTCGACCAGGCATTGGGTTGCTGGCGGGCGCCGGTACTCGCCGACCTGCACGCCGGCGTGCGCCGGCATCCGGCCGCGGTAGCGGTGGCCGGGAAGCGGCTCGATGTCGCGCTGGCCTATGCCGACCTCGCCTTCGACCGAGGTGCCCACGAAGGTGTCCTGGAACGCTTGCGGCCGCTCGCGCACGAGGAGCCACTGCACGAGGGCCTGCATGCGCGGTTGATGGCCGCCTTGGCCGGTTGCGGCCAGCAGGCGGCCGCGCTGCGGCTGTTCGACGAGGTCCGGCGCCGGCTCAACGAGGAACTCGGTGTCGGGCCGGGGGCCGAGATCCGGTCCGCGCACCTGCGTATCGTGCGCGACGAGTCGCCGGTGGCCACGCCGCGTACGACGAGGACCATGCCGGTACCCGCGCAGCTTCCGGTAGCCGTGGCCGGGTTCGTGGGCAGGGAGGAGCACCTGCGGCAGCTCGACGCGTACCTGCGGCCGGGGCACGAGCGGGGCGGGCCGGAGGCCGCGATCTCGGTGATCACCGGTGCGGCCGGGGTCGGCAAGACCGCGCTCGCCGTGCACTGGGCGCATCGGGTGCGCGCGGATTTCCCCGACGGCCAGCTGCATGTCGACCTGCGTGGTTATGCGCGGACCACGCCGGTAGGGACCGCGGAGGCACTGACGCCGTTTCTGCGCGCGCTCGGAGTGCCCCCGGAACGCGTACCCGTGAACGAGGAGGAAGCCGCGGGCCTTTACCGGACATTGCTGGCCGACCGCCGCGTGCTCGTGCTGCTGGACAACGCCGTGAGTGCCGATCAGGTGCGGCCACTGCTTCCCGGCAGCCCGACCTGCGCGGTCGTGATCACCAGCAGGGACCGGCTGTCCGGTCTTGTGGCCAACGAGGGCGCCCGCCACCTGGCGCTCGACGTGCTCGAACCGGCCGACGCGGAGGCGCTGCTGATGCGGATGCTCGGCGAACAGCGGGCCGGAGCCGAACCGGCCGCCGTCGCGGAACTCGTCCGCGCCTGCGCCTACCTGCCGCTCGCGCTGCGGATCGCCGGTGCCAACCTCACGGCCATGCCACATGCCACCATCGGCGCGTACACCGCCGAACTCCGCGACCAGGGCGGGATGTCCGGCCTGGCGGTCGAGGGGGAGTGCGGGGACGCCGTGCGGACCACACTCGACCTCTCCTACGCCAGGCTCGAGCCGGAAACCCGCCGGTTGTTCCGGTTCCTCGGTCTGGTCCCCGGCCCGGACTTCACCGCGGACGCCGCGGCGGCACTGGTCGACCGGACCGGGCGAGATGTCCGTAAAGGACTGCGCTCACTGGTGAACGCCAGCCTGTTGCAGGAGCGGGTGGCGGGACGCTACCGGTTCCACGACCTGCTTCGCGAGTACGCCGCCGAGTGCGCGGGACAGGAGGACAGCGCCGCTGGGCTACGCGCGGCCCGCGAACGGCTGTTCGACTTCTATGTGTACAACGCCGGCGCGGCGACCAGCGTGCTGTACCCGTACGTTCCACAGGAACCGACAGCACGGGAAGTCACTGCGTCGCATATCGTGAGTCTGCCCACCGCCTCCGCGGCGGTCGATTGGTTGGATTCGGAGTTACTCAACATCGTATCCGCTGCGATCGCCGCGCCCACGCATGGCGCACATTCCTACTCGTGGCGAATGGCAGAAGCTTTGCGGGATTATTTTCGTATTCGAGGATACGGAACCGATGGCTTGCGTGTGTGCAAGGCGGCATTAAGCGCGGCGCGCGAACTAGGTGACGAAAATAGCGAAGCTTTGGTCCTCGGTATTCTTGGTCTGATTTATATAAATCTCAGTGACTACCAGCACGCAATCGCCTTGTACCAAGATGCACTCGTGCTGCATCGGAAGTCGGCGGACCGTATCGCGGAAGCATCTGCACTGCTGGAAATTGGTCGGTGCTGTTCCTACCTGGGCGAGCCGATGCGGGCCATTGAGAGTTACGAGCGGGCGCTGAACCTGAACCGGGCGGTCGGCAACTCTCGCGGCGAGGCCAGCGCGCTGAACTACCTCGGTGTGTCCGCCCGCTCGTTGGGAAGGACGGGTCAGGCTTTGATGTATGGCAACGGTGCGCTGAGGTTGGCTCAACGCCTCGACGCCCGGGACGTCGAGGCTCAGTCGCTGCACAGCATCGGCCTGACGAACTGGGCACGGGGCAGCCTGGACGAAGCACGCGAGTACCTGTTATCAGCTTTGGAAATCACCCAGCTGATCGGGCACCGGCATGGCGAGGCGGTTACGATCCTGTGTCTTGCCGAGACCAACTGTGACGCCGGTCGGTACGCGGAAGCCGAAGCCCAGGCACGCGACGGCATGGAACAAGGCCGGGAACTGGGTGAGCGCAGGCACGAGATCATTGGACTCGACGTGCTCGCGAAGGTTAACCGGGGACGCGGCCAGCATGCGGACGCCATGCGGCGCTACCGCGTGGCGCTTCGTCTCGCCAGGGAATTTGGTGACCGTTATAACGAGATATCCGTACTCCACGGACTCGTGGCCACGTGCCGTGGCGGTGGTCAGCCGAGTGAAGCGGTTGCGTATGGTCAGGAGGCGCTCATCAAGATACGTAGCACGGCGATCAGGTTGTTCGAAGGGAGCGTGCTGACCGAACTGGCACACACCTATCTGGACATTGGTGACCTGAAGAGAGCCGCTGAGTACGTCGAACGAGGATTCACCATCGCGCTGGAACGTGGTCAACGCCTCGCCGCGGCTCGGTCACTGCACGTGTCAGGACTCATTGAGCGGGCCGCCGGGAGGCTCGATATCGCCCGGGACCGCTGGCGAGCCGCACTGGAGATCTACGTCTCGGCCGGTGGGGCGGAGTCCGCCGATCTTCAAGCGCTGCTGGACGCGTCGAGTGGCTAG
- a CDS encoding GGDEF domain-containing protein → MELVTLVGLGAAIANAPPPNVADWLRCAILAGGATIHIQLTHRQEERRRNRTRTVLIDLTAVWVFPAAIILPIPLALLVVGLVRVQRWFIARRPAHNFVFSSVTHGAAAALAHLTFGALGSPSGSATIGIDALWEFLAFIVAGLVYEAVQVAYIGGILALGAASAPTVRNVLGSKADNLLEAVTIGLGAVTAILVVTVPPAVGIMAVVTVVFNRLAEIDQLQNDVRTDSKTGVYNMRGWSERAERALARAGRSGNSVALLMLDLDHFKWINDTFGHPAGDDVLIMVAQALGEVTRPSDVIGRFGGEEFLVLLPDTDQDTVITAAERVRQAIGELAINTTDKRGSQTVITGRTASIGVAVYPDHADTLDSLMHAADRAVYVAKEAGRNRVSLAADGRKSTNPTEHRGTTSR, encoded by the coding sequence ATGGAACTCGTGACGCTGGTCGGTTTGGGCGCCGCGATCGCGAACGCTCCACCTCCGAACGTCGCCGACTGGCTCCGATGTGCGATACTCGCCGGCGGAGCGACAATTCATATCCAGCTGACCCACCGGCAGGAAGAGCGACGCCGGAATCGTACCCGTACCGTGCTCATCGACCTCACCGCCGTCTGGGTGTTCCCGGCCGCGATCATCCTGCCGATCCCGTTGGCACTGCTCGTGGTCGGCCTGGTCAGGGTCCAGCGGTGGTTCATCGCGCGCAGGCCGGCGCACAACTTCGTCTTCTCCTCGGTTACGCACGGCGCGGCCGCGGCACTGGCGCATCTCACCTTCGGTGCGCTCGGCTCGCCGTCGGGAAGCGCGACAATCGGAATCGACGCACTGTGGGAGTTCCTCGCCTTCATCGTCGCCGGGTTGGTGTACGAGGCGGTCCAGGTCGCCTATATCGGCGGGATCCTCGCGCTCGGTGCCGCCTCGGCCCCAACCGTACGTAACGTACTCGGCAGCAAGGCGGACAACCTGCTCGAGGCCGTGACGATCGGTCTGGGTGCGGTGACCGCGATCCTGGTGGTCACCGTGCCCCCGGCAGTCGGGATCATGGCCGTGGTAACCGTCGTGTTCAATCGCCTGGCGGAGATCGACCAACTGCAGAACGACGTGCGGACGGACTCCAAGACCGGCGTGTACAACATGCGGGGCTGGTCCGAGCGCGCCGAACGAGCGCTGGCACGGGCCGGTCGCTCGGGCAACAGCGTCGCCTTGCTGATGCTGGACCTCGATCACTTCAAGTGGATCAACGACACGTTCGGTCACCCCGCAGGCGACGACGTGCTGATCATGGTCGCCCAGGCACTCGGTGAAGTGACTCGACCATCCGACGTCATAGGCCGGTTCGGTGGCGAGGAATTTCTCGTGCTTCTCCCGGACACCGACCAGGACACGGTGATCACCGCAGCGGAACGCGTCCGTCAGGCCATCGGCGAGCTGGCGATCAACACGACGGACAAGCGGGGCAGTCAGACCGTCATCACCGGGAGAACCGCCTCGATCGGTGTCGCCGTGTACCCGGATCACGCGGACACGCTGGATTCGTTGATGCACGCCGCCGATCGGGCCGTGTACGTGGCCAAGGAAGCGGGCCGCAACCGGGTGAGCCTCGCCGCGGACGGCCGGAAAAGCACAAACCCGACCGAGCACCGGGGCACCACCTCACGCTAG